A genomic region of Scomber japonicus isolate fScoJap1 chromosome 5, fScoJap1.pri, whole genome shotgun sequence contains the following coding sequences:
- the LOC128359408 gene encoding transient receptor potential cation channel subfamily M member 1-like produces MDGKGPSGTFKRSSLKRTASGSQRAQRAWIERTFQKRECIHIFPSKDPTRCACGQLTTQHPAIPPGANSLEEANQLVHIDTPKDKWSVIKHTRTYPTDAYGVIEFQGGGFINKAMYIRVSYETKPDNLLHLMVKDWQLELPTLLISVHGGLQNFDLQPKLKQVFGKGLIKAAVTTGAWIFTGGVNTGVIRHVGDALKEHSSKSRGKVCAIGIAPWGILENKEDLLGKDVTRPYQTMANPLSKLAVLNNSHSHFILTDNGTCGKYGSEVKLRRLLEKHISLQKINTRLGQGVPLVCLLVEGGPNVISIALESLRDEPPIPVVVCDGSGRASDIISFAHKFSEDGGLVNDDVRDQLLVTIQKTFNYTKSQSQQILLMVMECMKKRELITVFRMGSEGQQDIEMAILTALLKGTNAAAADQLSLALAWNRVDIARNHIFVYGHNLPPAGAMAYATTAVAPAQEKQKSPTTAPRNKTRGKKGKGKGKGKAKPEPPEETDPRKLEMIRWVNSLEQAMMDALVLDRVDFVKLLLENGVNIHHFLTIPRLEELYNTKLGPANTLHAVVRDVKKGNLPPDYQITLIDIGLVLECLMGGAYRSNYTRKAFRNLYNNLYGLKRPKALKLLGMEDDEPRTKGKKKAKKKREEEVEIDVDDPEVCRFKFPFHELMLWSVLMKRQKMSLFLWQRGEEAMAKALVACKLFKAMAHECSESELVDDISQDLENNSKEFGQLAYELLDQSYKHDEQVAMKLLTYELVNWSNSTCLKLAVAAKQRDFIAHTCSQMLLTDMWMGSLRIGKNPGLKVILGIIFPLFIFLLDFRLGDDASYHESGDKEAGKEKDDDAKLNKDPNADTTSRKGDEEEGSTKVRRIPIGKRFFEFYDAPFTKFWFNTICYLGYLMLYNYIILVKMERWPSLQEWTVIAYILTLGAEKVRQILMSEPGKLKQKISVWMEEYWNITDLAAICTFLLGLMLRLQHEPYMGYGRVIYCIDIIFWYIRVLDIFGVNKYLGPYVMMIGKMMIDMMYFVVIMLVVLMSFGVARQAILHPDEEPTWRLARNIFYMPYWMIYGEVFADSIDLYAMEINPPCGEHLYDEDGKKLPPCIPGAWLTPAIMACYLLVANILLVNLLIAVFNNTFCEIKSISNQVWKFQRYQLIMTFHDRPILPPPLIIFSHIYILLSRLFRRCARKRQEGELDEKDRGLKLRLNPEELKSLYEFEEQCVEEYFREKEDEQQSSSDERIKVTSERVENMFMRLEEVNERENTMKASLQTVDLRLAQLEEIHGRMAVALEKLAGVDKLELTRTLSRNSSMCDPSSLLRQGSINSADGYSLYRFHMDMEEFAAKQKETDDPGLERKKSFLNANPKEGGQTLEVGGLDRSRPSSCVDILISPCEQKPISNASSQETINKTQGSTMMLDRLTDKNRLRPSSPPKRTKSLKYYPVDDQDTSTLTKRRAMSTIIVGPPDDPVEAAEPTKTTELPVGTSSSPKRTKSLRYFPSETQSQTSPTTKKRAMSSIIYNPIEAGDDVMQTAQYRALMEQATKTPNQWPEDLEFKVHPSVFGHMPKVSMVKALAQQFQTTPTPGELKQEESLIDQIPLESKGAPPPIEPMEDQTKTKPKRNLSDGTDYLTVAQKYMPSQRSQSWNATERKAMLASKAGASSSERDLAEPCRVPAVGGKDVGKKMEAEKRDGDAQEE; encoded by the exons GCGCAGAGAGCTTGGATTGAGAGGACCTTTCAAAAACGAGAATGTATTCACATATTTCCCAGCAAGGACCCGACCAG ATGTGCCTGTGGTCAGCTGACAACACAGCACCCAGCCATCCCTCCTGGTGCCAACTCTCTAGAAGAGGCAAACCAGCTGGTACACATTGACACCCCGAAGGATAAATGGAGTGTGATCAAGCACACTAGGACCTACCCAACAGATGCTTATGGTGTAATCGAGTTCCAGGGTGGAGGATTCATCAACAAGGCCATG TACATCCGGGTTTCCTATGAGACAAAGCCAGACAACCTGCTTCATTTGATGGTGAAGGACTGGCAGTTGGAGTTGCCCACGTTGCTCATCTCTGTGCATGGAGGTCTCCAGAACTTCGACCTCCAGCCCAAGCTCAAGCAAGTTTTTGGCAAAGGCCTAATCAAAGCTGCTGTCACCACTGGAGCTTGGATCTTCACGGGTGGAGTAAACACAG GGGTCATCCGTCACGTTGGAGATGCTTTAAAGGAGCATTCCTCTAAGTCACGAGGCAAAGTGTGTGCAATAGGAATTGCGCCATGGGGCATCCTGGAAAACAAAGAGGACCTTCTTGGAAAAGAT GTAACCAGACCCTATCAGACGATGGCCAACCCACTGAGCAAGTTGGCTGTGCTCAACAACAGCCACTCCCACTTCATCCTGACCGACAATGGCACCTGCGGGAAGTACGGGTCCGAGGTCAAACTTCGCCGACTGCTGGAGAAGCACATCTCTCTGCAGAAGATCAACACCC GTCTGGGCCAAGGGGTCCCTTTGGTGTGTCTGCTAGTGGAGGGGGGTCCCAATGTTATCTCCATTGCCTTGGAAAGTCTGAGAGATGAGCCTCCCATTCCTGTGGTGGTGTGTGACGGCAGCGGTCGAGCTTCTGATATAATTTCCTTCGCGCACAAGTTCTCAGAAGATGGAGG CCTGGttaatgatgatgtcagagaCCAACTTTTGGTGACCATACAGAAGACTTTCAATTACACCAAAAGCCAGTCACAGCAGATCCTGCTCATGGTTATGGAGTGCATGAAGAAAAGGGAACTG ATCACAGTTTTCCGAATGGGCTCTGAAGGACAACAAGATATTGAAATGGCCATTCTCACTGCCTTGTTAAAAG GCACGAACGCCGCAGCAGCTGACCAGCTCAGTTTGGCTTTGGCCTGGAACAGAGTGGATATTGCTCGCAATCACATCTTTGTGTATGGACACAATTTACCA CCTGCTGGTGCCATGGCCTACGCTACAACTGCTGTAGCCCCAGCCCAAGAGAAGCAGAAGAGTCCCACCACTGCCCCTCGCAACAAaaccagaggaaagaaggggaaggggaaggggaaaggaaaggCAAAACCTGAACCTCCAGAGGAAACCGATCCAAGGAAGTTGGAGATGATTCGCTGG GTGAACTCTCTGGAGCAGGCTATGATGGATGCTCTGGTGCTGGACAGAGTAGACTTTGTTAAGCTGCTCCTTGAGAATGGGGTCAATATTCACCACTTCCTCACCATTCCCAGACTGGAGGAGTTATACAACACA aAACTAGGCCCTGCGAATACACTGCATGCTGTAGTTAGAGATGTCAAAAAG GGAAACCTTCCCCCAGATTATCAGATCACTTTGATTGATATTGGTTTGGTGCTGGAGTGCCTCATGGGTGGAGCTTACAGAAGCAATTACACCAGAAAGGCTTTCCGCAACCTCTACAATAATTTGTATGGACTAAAAAGG CCAAAAGCTCTGAAGCTTCTAGGAATGGAG GATGATGAACCTAGAACAAAAGGcaagaaaaaggcaaaaaagaaaagggaggaagaggtagAAATTGATGTGGATGACCCTGAGGTGTGTCGATTCAAATTTCCCTTTCACGAGCTGATGCTGTGGTCAGTGCTGATGAAGCGCCAGAAGATGTCACTGTTCCTCTGGCAACGAGGAGAAGAAGCTATGGCCAAGGCTCTGGTAGCCTGTAAACTGTTCAAGGCTATGGCCCATGAGTGCTCTGAGAGTGAGCTGGTGGATGACATCTCCCAAGACCTGGAGAACAACTCAAA AGAATTTGGCCAGCTGGCTTACGAGTTGTTGGACCAGTCCTACAAGCATGACGAACAGGTGGCAATGAAACTCTTAACGTACGAGCTGGTTAACTGGAGTAACTCCACCTGTCTGAAGCTGGCTGTGGCTGCTAAGCAACGAGACTTCATTGCCCACACGTGCAGCCAGATGTTACTCACTGACATGTGGATGGGCTCCTTAAGGATTGGCAAAAACCCCGGCCTCAAG GTTATTCTGGGAATTatcttccctcttttcattttcttgttggATTTCCGTCTTGGAGATGATGCGTCGTACCATGAATCTGGAGACAAAGAAGCTGGAAAGGAAAAGGATGATGACGCAAAATTGAACAAG GACCCTAATGCTGATACAACTTCACGAAAgggggatgaagaggagggcaGCACCAAGGTCCGCAGAATCCCCATCGGCAAAAGGTTCTTTGAGTTTTATGATGCGCCTTTCACCAAATTCTGGTTCAACACT ATTTGTTATCTGGGCTATCTGATGTTATACAATTACATAATCCTTGTGAAAATGGAGCGATGGCCATCTTTACAAGAGTGGACTGTCATTGCATACATCCTTACACTTGGTGCTGAGAAAGTCAGACAG ATTCTGATGTCTGAGCCAGGGAAGCTGAAGCAGAAGATAAGTGTGTGGATGGAGGAGTACTGGAACATCACAGACCTGGCTGCCATTTGCACCTTCCTTCTTGGGCTCATGCTACGGCTGCAGCATGAGCCTTATATGGGCTACGGCAGAGTCATCTACTGCATAGACATCATCTTCTGGTACATTCGCGTATTGGACATCTTTGGAGTCAACAAATACCTGGGGCCTTATGTGATGATGATAGGAAAGATG aTGATTGACATGATGTACTTTGTAGTGATCATGCTGGTGGTTCTTATGAGCTTTGGAGTGGCACGACAAGCCATCCTTCACCCTGATGAGGAGCCAACCTGGCGCCTGGCCAGAAACATTTTCTACATGCCCTACTGGATGATCTATGGAGAGGTTTTTGCAGACTCGATAGACC TCTATGCAATGGAAATCAACC CTCCATGTGGTGAACATTTGTATGATGAGGATGGGAAAAAATTGCCTCCATGTATCCCCGGTGCTTGGCTCACACCTGCTATTATGGCCTGCTACCTGCTGGTGGCAAACATTCTTCTGGTCAACTTGCTCATTGCTGTCTtcaa CAACACCTTCTGTGAAATCAAGTCCATTTCCAACCAGGTGTGGAAGTTCCAGAGATATCAGCTCATCATGACCTTTCATGACCGCCCTATCCTACCTCCACCTCTCATCATCTTCAGCCACATCTACATCCTCTTAAGCAGGCTGTTTCGGCGATGTGCCAGGAAGAGACAAGAGGGAGAACTAGATGAGAAAGACCGTGGCCTCA AGCTGAGGCTGAATCCAGAGGAGCTAAAAAGTCTGTACGAGTTTGAAGAACAGTGTGTGGAGGAATATTTCCGAGAGAAGGAGGACGAGCAGCAGTCTTCCAGTGATGAGCGCATCAAGGTTACCTCTGAAAG AGTTGAGAATATGTTCATGCGTTTGGAGGAGGTAAATGAGAGGGAGAACACTATGAAGGCCTCCCTGCAGACGGTGGATTTGCGCCTGGCTCAACTGGAGGAGATCCATGGTCGAATGGCAGTCGCCCTAGAAAAACTCGCAGGAGTGGACAAATTGGAGCTGACCAGAACATTGTCCCGAAACTCCTCAATGTGTgatccttcctctctacttcgCCAGGGCAGTATTAACAGTGCTGATGGTTACAGCCTTTACCGCTTCCACATGGACATGGAAGAGTTTGCAGCGAAGCAGAAGGAAACTGATGATCCCGgcctagaaagaaagaagagtttTCTCAATGCAAACCCAAAGGAGGGTGGTCAGACCTTAGAGGTTGGTGGTCTGGATAGATCGCGACCCAGTTCATGTGTGGACATCCTCATATCTCCATGTGAACAGAAGCCCATTTCTAATGCATCAAGTCAAGAAACCATAAACAAGACACAAGGCAGCACAATGATGCTAGACAGACTCACAGACAAGAACAGACTAAgaccttcctctcctccaaaAAGAACCAAATCACTGAAATACTATCCAGTTGACGACCAAGACACCTCTACCTTGACAAAGAGGAGAGCCATGAGCACTATCATTGTGGGCCCTCCTGATGATCCAGTGGAAGCTGCTGAACCCACAAAGACCACCGAATTGCCAGTGGGGACTTCCTCTTCTCCAAAGAGAACTAAATCTCTGAGATATTTCCCATCTGAAACCCAAAGCCAAACATCCCCGACAACAAAGAAAAGGGCTATGAGCAGCATCATCTACAACCCAATTGAGGCAGGTGATGATGTGATGCAAACCGCACAATACAGGGCATTGATGGAGCAAGCAACTAAAACCCCGAATCAATGGCCAGAAGACTTGGAGTTTAAGGTGCATCCCAGCGTCTTTGGTCACATGCCTAAAGTGTCAATGGTCAAAGCTCTTGCACAGCAGTTTCAAACTACCCCTACACCTGGAGAGCTTAAGCAAGAGGAAAGTCTGATAGATCAAATTCCTTTAGAAAGTAAGGGAGCTCCCCCACCAATAGAACCCATGGAAGACCAGACAAAGACGAAGCCAAAGAGAAACCTATCGGACGGTACTGATTATCTGACTGTTGCTCAAAAGTATATGCCGTCTCAAAGGTCACAGAGCTGGAATGCAACAGAGAGGAAAGCAATGTTGGCTAGCAAGGCGGGGGCCTCTAGCAGCGAGAGAGACCTTGCTGAACCATGTAGGGTGCCAGCTGTTGGAGGGAAGGATGTAGGAAAGAAAATGGAAGCAGAGAAGAGAGATGGTGACGCACAGGAAGAGTAA